In a single window of the Niabella ginsenosidivorans genome:
- a CDS encoding type 1 glutamine amidotransferase domain-containing protein, with amino-acid sequence MKKRIAILATHGFEESELKSPKEHLEQQGWEALIISPEAGTIKAWAEKNWGKEYPVDQTVGEADASGFDALVLPGGVMNPDKLRTNEEALDFIRDFFDQQKPVAAICHGPQLLINAGVVDGRRMTSVAAIRVDLVNAGADWVDEEVVVDNGLVTSRTPKDLPAFNKKIVEEIQEGIHAGQAS; translated from the coding sequence ATGAAAAAAAGAATTGCCATCCTTGCCACGCATGGCTTTGAAGAAAGTGAACTGAAATCGCCTAAAGAACATCTGGAACAACAGGGCTGGGAAGCTTTGATCATCAGTCCCGAAGCCGGTACCATCAAAGCATGGGCGGAAAAGAATTGGGGAAAAGAATACCCGGTAGATCAAACGGTTGGCGAAGCTGATGCCTCCGGGTTTGATGCCCTGGTATTGCCCGGAGGAGTTATGAACCCGGATAAATTACGCACCAACGAAGAGGCGCTGGACTTTATCCGCGACTTTTTTGATCAGCAAAAACCTGTAGCTGCTATTTGTCATGGTCCGCAGCTACTGATCAATGCAGGTGTGGTGGACGGCCGGAGAATGACATCTGTGGCCGCGATCCGCGTAGATCTGGTCAACGCTGGTGCTGATTGGGTAGATGAGGAAGTTGTGGTTGACAATGGCCTGGTAACCAGCCGCACGCCGAAAGATTTACCTGCGTTTAATAAAAAAATTGTAGAGGAGATCCAGGAGGGCATACACGCAGGTCAGGCCTCATAA
- a CDS encoding Fpg/Nei family DNA glycosylase translates to MPELPDLQAFSRNLTRSLKGKIVENITLTVDRRTNVSEKDLKAALSGKKLKQVERIGKQLCWDFGKNARLCMHLMLHGKLVLMKDNEDPPKNRIASLKFDDQTLYLTDFQKAAHLILNPPESGAVDALSAQITGNWLAGQLKGSRAKIKAVLMDQHMIAGIGNAYADEILWEAGIAPQSIAGKIPPAAVNKLAKSIGKVLRDAEKQILKSTPDIIAGEIRDFLKIHNAKKDKSPGGSKILNTTLGGRTTYYTEEQILYK, encoded by the coding sequence ATGCCAGAGCTACCCGATCTTCAGGCTTTTAGCCGCAATCTGACCAGGTCATTAAAAGGTAAAATTGTAGAAAATATTACCCTTACCGTTGACCGGAGAACTAATGTGTCTGAAAAAGACTTAAAAGCAGCCCTTAGTGGTAAAAAATTAAAGCAGGTTGAACGAATCGGAAAACAACTATGCTGGGATTTCGGCAAGAACGCCCGGCTTTGCATGCATCTGATGTTGCATGGAAAGCTTGTTTTAATGAAAGACAATGAAGACCCGCCCAAAAATAGAATCGCCTCACTCAAATTTGACGACCAGACATTATATCTTACCGATTTTCAAAAGGCGGCTCACCTGATCCTGAATCCGCCCGAATCCGGGGCTGTAGACGCTCTGTCCGCACAAATTACCGGAAACTGGCTCGCCGGGCAACTGAAAGGCAGCCGCGCAAAGATTAAGGCTGTTTTGATGGACCAGCACATGATCGCAGGTATTGGTAATGCCTATGCAGATGAGATCCTGTGGGAGGCGGGGATTGCCCCGCAGTCCATTGCAGGGAAGATTCCCCCGGCGGCGGTTAACAAACTGGCTAAATCAATTGGTAAAGTGCTCAGGGATGCAGAAAAGCAAATCCTGAAGTCAACTCCTGATATAATTGCCGGAGAAATACGCGATTTTTTAAAAATTCACAATGCTAAAAAGGATAAAAGCCCTGGTGGCAGCAAGATTCTTAATACAACCCTGGGTGGCAGAACTACTTATTACACAGAAGAGCAGATCCTGTATAAGTAG
- a CDS encoding cupin domain-containing protein: MKITRIYSDEQGHSYFEDVEIPLEYQGAIGSLSERFPVKILQFRKVPADYDYTFHCAPQRQYIVLLDGGVEIETSLGEKRRFHTGEILLVEDTEGRGHKTRNLENRERTSLFIHLD, from the coding sequence ATGAAAATAACCCGGATTTATTCTGACGAGCAGGGGCATTCATATTTTGAAGATGTGGAAATTCCTTTGGAATACCAGGGAGCGATCGGCTCGCTTTCGGAGAGATTCCCCGTAAAGATATTACAGTTTAGAAAAGTTCCTGCGGATTATGATTATACCTTTCATTGTGCACCGCAGCGGCAGTACATTGTATTATTAGACGGCGGAGTAGAAATAGAAACATCGTTGGGTGAAAAAAGACGGTTCCATACCGGTGAAATTTTGTTGGTGGAAGATACGGAAGGCCGGGGACATAAAACCAGGAATCTTGAAAACAGGGAAAGGACTTCTTTGTTTATTCACCTGGATTAA
- a CDS encoding hydrolase, whose translation MSSIKPIRDPKTDHLISPENSALILIDYQPLQVNSVRSMDHVELVKNIVTVSKLAKGFNIPIILTTVNVESGINKPTIKHIKEILPDIKEIDRTTVNSWEDKEFQDAVKALGKKKLVICALWTEVCLCFPALDLIKEGYEVYTLVDAVGGTSAIAHETALRRMEQAGVQLSSVTQYACELQRDWNRLNTKPVFFDALMENGSFFVETLRW comes from the coding sequence ATGAGCAGCATTAAACCCATCAGAGATCCCAAAACAGACCATTTGATCTCACCTGAAAATTCGGCGCTTATCCTTATTGACTACCAGCCTTTACAGGTAAACTCGGTAAGGTCTATGGATCACGTGGAATTGGTAAAGAATATAGTAACCGTTTCTAAACTGGCCAAAGGATTTAATATTCCCATTATTCTTACTACGGTGAATGTAGAAAGCGGTATCAATAAACCTACTATCAAACACATCAAAGAGATTTTGCCGGATATTAAAGAAATAGACAGAACCACGGTAAATTCCTGGGAAGACAAAGAATTTCAGGATGCCGTAAAAGCATTGGGCAAAAAGAAATTGGTTATTTGTGCATTGTGGACAGAAGTATGTTTATGCTTTCCTGCTTTAGACCTTATTAAAGAAGGATATGAGGTTTATACCCTTGTAGATGCAGTTGGCGGCACTTCTGCCATTGCTCACGAAACGGCATTACGCAGAATGGAACAGGCTGGAGTACAGCTGTCTTCAGTAACACAATATGCATGCGAACTGCAAAGAGACTGGAATCGACTGAATACCAAACCCGTATTCTTTGACGCGTTAATGGAAAACGGATCTTTCTTTGTAGAAACCCTGCGTTGGTAA
- a CDS encoding M17 family peptidase N-terminal domain-containing protein has translation MKNKQFLFVRNGILALVLAAFTTVGFAQQPTTATTTATGTSKTWGTVDGVKLTGWVQGPAAAAADLQIACVFEYTEGDIFNSPPALPPALNGLIHLDRALKGQLTKIRKSGKFDGHYLETFYLNLSKGTIAGRKLLLIGLGNRSNFNEDIMIAVGKVATREALKLGVKNFAFASDIKDAGIDSKTAVVAGNVARGVINEYKAQNLLKSQGLTKFKPLKEVFLLAGPSFFEVAGAGISEAITEADKMVN, from the coding sequence ATGAAAAATAAACAATTCCTGTTTGTCAGAAATGGAATACTGGCATTAGTATTAGCAGCTTTTACAACAGTTGGTTTTGCACAGCAACCCACCACTGCAACAACTACGGCAACCGGCACTTCTAAAACCTGGGGTACCGTTGACGGCGTAAAACTGACTGGATGGGTTCAGGGGCCTGCTGCTGCAGCTGCCGATTTACAGATTGCCTGTGTGTTTGAATATACCGAAGGTGATATTTTCAATTCGCCACCGGCCTTACCCCCAGCCTTAAACGGATTGATACATTTGGACAGGGCCTTGAAAGGGCAATTAACCAAAATCAGGAAAAGCGGAAAATTTGACGGGCATTATCTGGAAACGTTTTACCTCAATCTTTCCAAAGGAACCATTGCCGGAAGAAAATTATTGTTGATTGGTTTAGGAAACCGAAGCAATTTTAATGAAGATATTATGATAGCCGTCGGCAAAGTAGCTACAAGAGAAGCCTTGAAGTTGGGTGTAAAAAATTTTGCATTTGCCAGCGATATTAAAGATGCCGGAATTGACTCCAAAACAGCTGTCGTTGCGGGAAATGTTGCTAGAGGTGTTATCAACGAATACAAAGCACAGAACCTGTTGAAATCACAGGGGCTTACCAAATTCAAGCCTTTGAAAGAAGTGTTCCTGTTGGCTGGCCCGTCCTTTTTTGAAGTAGCCGGTGCCGGTATTTCTGAGGCAATAACAGAGGCAGATAAAATGGTTAATTAA
- a CDS encoding Crp/Fnr family transcriptional regulator, which translates to MFKNIIKNASKWIHLDSDEKELFINFLQPAFVPKKTVLLREGEICNFEAYIQRGCVRTYYVDQYKTEVTLQFAVEDWWVSDIASFHEHRPSKMFIETIEDCTLYMLSPKSKEELLRQIPKFERVFRMLVQRNLSTYQFRLFNMATQDTVDRYLNFISLYPTIPERVPQYHIASYLGVSPEMVSKARKKIAKRRTGRSQ; encoded by the coding sequence ATGTTTAAGAACATCATCAAAAATGCGAGTAAATGGATTCACCTCGACAGTGATGAAAAAGAGCTGTTCATCAATTTTTTGCAGCCGGCTTTTGTGCCCAAAAAAACGGTACTGTTGCGGGAAGGTGAGATTTGCAATTTTGAAGCGTATATTCAAAGAGGATGCGTGCGCACTTATTATGTGGATCAATATAAAACCGAAGTTACACTGCAGTTTGCGGTAGAAGATTGGTGGGTGAGTGACATTGCGTCCTTTCATGAGCATCGCCCGTCCAAAATGTTTATTGAAACGATCGAGGACTGCACCTTATATATGTTATCTCCCAAATCGAAAGAGGAGTTGCTTCGGCAAATACCGAAATTTGAAAGGGTATTCCGGATGCTCGTACAACGGAACCTGTCTACCTATCAGTTTCGCCTGTTCAATATGGCAACACAGGATACGGTGGATAGATACCTGAATTTTATCAGTCTCTATCCGACCATACCTGAGCGGGTACCTCAATATCATATTGCCTCTTACCTGGGTGTTTCACCTGAGATGGTCAGTAAAGCAAGAAAAAAAATTGCCAAGAGACGAACAGGAAGATCTCAGTAA